One uncultured Tolumonas sp. DNA segment encodes these proteins:
- the uvrD gene encoding DNA helicase II, whose product MDISHLLDGLNDKQRDVVAAPQQNMLVLAGAGSGKTRVLVHRIAWLLQIEQVSPHSILAVTFTNKASAEMRGRIERLLGSSLGAGRGGMWIGTFHGLAHRLLRAHPLDANLPEDFQIIDSDDQLRLLKRILRNLNLDEKQWVPRAVAGYINNKKDEGLRPQHIDAFDPVGRIYQQIYATYQATCDRAGLVDFAELLLRAHELWLNKPHLLEHYQQRFRHILVDEFQDTNGIQYAWIRMLAGDSSKVMIVGDDDQSIYGWRGARVENIQRFMQDFSDVQTIRLEQNYRSTSTILKAANQLIANNSARLGKELWTDGVAGEAISVYAAFNEVDEARFIVGRLKAWREQGNSLLDAAILYRNNAQSRILEEALMQELLPYRIYGGLRFFERQEIKDALAYLRLVSNHGDDASFERVVNTPTRGIGDRTLGLIREAARDRSLNLWQAAWQLCEQGVLAGRAASAVRHFLALINQLESDTEELPLHVQVDRVIRQSGLWTHYENEKGEKGQSRIENLEELVNATRLFRPAEEYLDMSPLTAFLAHATLESGDKQADEFEEAVQLMTLHSAKGLEFPLVFMVGVEEGMFPSQQSSEEPGRLEEERRLCYVGMTRAMQKLYLTHAESRRLYGKESYNRPSRFLKELPSDCLEEIRLRTQVSWSNSAQSQGHFSQERLQDSFSSTGFKLGQRVLHPTFGEGVVLNYEGVGAQSRIQVNFATAGSKWLVVAYARLEAL is encoded by the coding sequence ATGGATATCTCCCACCTGCTGGATGGCCTGAACGATAAACAACGGGATGTGGTTGCCGCCCCGCAACAAAACATGCTGGTGCTGGCAGGTGCTGGTAGTGGTAAAACCCGTGTGTTAGTCCATCGTATTGCCTGGTTACTGCAAATAGAACAGGTTTCACCACACAGCATCTTGGCAGTGACCTTCACCAACAAAGCCTCGGCAGAAATGCGTGGGCGTATTGAACGTCTGCTAGGCAGTAGCCTGGGCGCCGGACGCGGTGGCATGTGGATCGGTACTTTCCATGGTCTGGCGCATCGCCTGCTGCGTGCGCATCCGCTGGATGCCAATCTGCCGGAGGATTTCCAGATCATCGACAGTGACGATCAATTGCGCCTGCTGAAACGTATTTTACGTAACCTGAATCTGGACGAGAAACAGTGGGTGCCACGCGCAGTGGCCGGTTATATCAATAACAAGAAAGATGAAGGTTTACGCCCGCAACACATTGATGCCTTTGATCCGGTCGGTCGGATCTATCAGCAAATTTATGCCACCTATCAAGCCACCTGCGATCGCGCCGGCTTGGTCGATTTTGCCGAATTACTGCTACGAGCGCACGAATTATGGCTGAATAAACCGCATCTGCTGGAACATTACCAGCAACGCTTCCGTCATATTTTGGTTGATGAATTTCAAGATACCAACGGTATTCAATACGCCTGGATCCGCATGCTGGCCGGAGACAGCAGCAAGGTGATGATCGTTGGTGACGATGATCAGTCGATCTATGGCTGGCGTGGTGCCCGGGTCGAAAATATTCAGCGTTTCATGCAGGATTTCTCTGACGTGCAGACCATCCGTCTGGAGCAAAACTACCGCTCCACCAGCACCATACTGAAAGCGGCCAACCAGCTGATCGCCAATAACTCCGCCCGTTTGGGTAAAGAATTATGGACCGACGGTGTCGCCGGCGAAGCCATCTCAGTTTATGCCGCGTTTAACGAAGTGGATGAAGCCCGTTTTATCGTCGGAAGGCTAAAAGCCTGGCGTGAGCAAGGTAACAGCCTGCTGGATGCGGCCATTCTGTATCGTAATAACGCCCAGTCGCGCATTCTGGAAGAAGCCTTGATGCAGGAATTACTGCCCTACCGGATCTATGGCGGCCTGCGTTTCTTTGAACGACAAGAAATTAAAGATGCCCTCGCCTATCTGCGGTTGGTCAGCAATCATGGCGATGATGCCTCGTTCGAGCGTGTGGTGAATACACCAACACGTGGTATCGGCGATCGCACCTTAGGTTTGATCCGCGAAGCCGCACGCGATCGCAGTCTGAACCTGTGGCAAGCCGCCTGGCAGCTGTGCGAACAGGGTGTATTGGCCGGGCGTGCCGCCAGTGCCGTACGTCATTTCCTGGCCCTGATCAATCAGCTGGAAAGCGACACCGAAGAATTACCGCTGCATGTGCAGGTTGACCGCGTGATCCGTCAATCTGGTTTGTGGACGCATTATGAAAACGAGAAAGGGGAAAAAGGCCAGTCGCGGATCGAAAACTTAGAAGAGCTGGTCAACGCGACCCGTTTGTTCCGCCCTGCTGAAGAATATCTGGATATGAGCCCGCTCACCGCCTTTCTGGCGCACGCCACGCTGGAGTCGGGTGACAAGCAGGCTGATGAATTTGAAGAAGCCGTGCAGCTGATGACGCTGCACAGCGCCAAAGGGTTGGAATTCCCGCTAGTGTTTATGGTTGGCGTTGAAGAAGGCATGTTCCCCAGCCAACAAAGTTCAGAAGAACCCGGCCGTCTCGAAGAAGAACGCCGCCTCTGTTATGTCGGTATGACCCGTGCCATGCAAAAACTCTATCTGACGCATGCTGAAAGCCGTCGGTTATACGGCAAAGAGAGCTACAACCGCCCCAGCCGTTTTCTCAAAGAGCTACCGAGTGACTGTCTGGAAGAGATCCGCTTACGCACACAGGTGAGCTGGAGCAACAGCGCACAATCACAAGGGCATTTTAGTCAGGAACGTCTGCAAGACAGCTTCAGCAGTACCGGTTTTAAAC
- the kup gene encoding low affinity potassium transporter Kup, protein MDAHQKQSLPAITLAAIGVVYGDIGTSPLYTLHECFSPHIGLAPTQPVIFGFLSLIFWSQVLIVSLKYLAFVLRADNRGEGGILTLMSLAGRNTDPKTTTVLLVLGLIGGGLFYGDSIITPAVSVLSALEGMQVIAPNLKEFVVPCSLIVLFMLFFIQKHGTAKVGGLFGPIMVCWFLVLGILGLKQIIANPTVLSALHPKWAFHFFIQYKMTAFIALGAVVLSVTGGEALYADMGHFGKHPIQLAWFTLVSPALILNYFGQGALILSDPAALENPFFLLAPTWALIPLVLLSTAATVIASQAVISGAYSMTRQAVRMGYLPNMTILHTSAVEEGQIYMPFINWLLFFCIVIIVTTFAESSKLAAAYGIAVTGTMAITSILACYVARYNWDWSRVVVKYLGIALLCIDIPFFAANLLKVFEGGWLPLGVGALTFAVMAIWKWERFLLLRQLSRMSMPLEAFVTMVDKESPAKVPGTAIYLSRTPQGIPHALLHNLNHNHVLHERIVLMTFRTQDVPYVDPDQHIEIKELPNNIWRISVTYGFHEAPEVNEVFRRCAMKGMSFNLNNTTFFLSRETLIPSHRSIVARLRAALFIWMSKNSLRTNDFIHVPADRVVEMGVQVEV, encoded by the coding sequence ATGGATGCACATCAGAAACAATCATTACCGGCCATTACTCTGGCGGCTATCGGCGTGGTGTATGGCGATATCGGCACCAGCCCGCTGTATACATTACATGAATGTTTTTCTCCGCATATTGGATTAGCTCCCACTCAACCTGTGATCTTTGGTTTTTTATCACTGATCTTCTGGTCACAAGTGCTGATTGTTTCGCTTAAATACTTGGCTTTTGTGCTGCGAGCTGATAACCGTGGAGAGGGGGGAATATTAACCCTAATGTCACTAGCTGGACGCAATACCGATCCTAAAACGACCACTGTATTATTAGTATTAGGGCTCATTGGTGGCGGACTGTTCTATGGCGACAGCATTATTACCCCTGCCGTTTCCGTATTATCTGCACTGGAAGGCATGCAAGTCATCGCCCCCAATTTAAAAGAATTCGTCGTGCCCTGTTCTTTGATCGTACTCTTTATGCTGTTCTTTATTCAAAAACATGGGACCGCAAAAGTAGGAGGATTATTTGGTCCGATCATGGTTTGCTGGTTCCTCGTCTTGGGCATTTTAGGCTTAAAGCAAATTATTGCGAATCCGACGGTATTATCCGCTTTACACCCCAAATGGGCATTTCACTTTTTCATCCAGTATAAAATGACCGCATTTATTGCTCTTGGTGCCGTAGTTCTGTCCGTCACCGGGGGTGAAGCTTTGTATGCTGACATGGGGCATTTTGGCAAACATCCAATTCAGTTGGCATGGTTTACACTAGTCTCCCCGGCATTGATCCTGAATTATTTTGGTCAAGGTGCGCTGATCTTGTCTGACCCAGCGGCATTGGAAAATCCATTTTTCCTATTAGCGCCAACATGGGCATTAATACCACTGGTGTTGTTGTCGACAGCAGCGACTGTGATTGCCTCACAAGCCGTTATCTCTGGCGCATACTCCATGACCCGACAAGCGGTGCGGATGGGTTATCTGCCCAACATGACTATTTTGCATACGTCAGCAGTGGAAGAAGGTCAGATTTACATGCCATTTATTAACTGGCTGCTGTTTTTCTGCATCGTAATTATCGTTACCACTTTTGCCGAATCCAGCAAATTGGCCGCCGCATACGGCATCGCGGTAACGGGAACGATGGCAATCACCAGCATCCTGGCGTGCTATGTCGCGCGCTATAATTGGGATTGGTCTCGTGTCGTTGTGAAATATTTAGGAATCGCATTACTCTGTATCGATATCCCTTTTTTCGCGGCTAACTTGCTAAAAGTATTTGAGGGCGGCTGGTTACCTTTGGGGGTTGGCGCACTAACATTTGCAGTAATGGCAATCTGGAAGTGGGAACGCTTCCTACTATTGCGACAACTCAGTCGTATGAGCATGCCATTGGAAGCATTTGTAACTATGGTGGACAAAGAGTCACCAGCGAAAGTGCCTGGCACTGCTATTTACTTGTCTCGAACGCCACAAGGCATTCCGCATGCGTTGTTACATAATTTAAATCATAACCATGTACTGCACGAGCGCATCGTTTTGATGACGTTCCGTACTCAAGATGTCCCTTATGTTGACCCCGATCAGCATATAGAAATCAAAGAATTACCCAATAATATCTGGCGAATTTCAGTCACTTATGGCTTCCATGAGGCACCAGAAGTGAATGAAGTGTTCCGTCGTTGTGCGATGAAAGGGATGTCATTCAATCTGAATAACACTACCTTCTTTCTGTCGCGTGAAACGCTTATCCCGTCTCACCGCTCTATCGTCGCTCGGTTACGCGCAGCCTTATTTATTTGGATGAGCAAAAATTCACTGCGTACCAACGACTTCATTCACGTGCCCGCCGATCGGGTGGTGGAAATGGGCGTTCAGGTCGAAGTGTAA
- a CDS encoding efflux transporter outer membrane subunit: MIKRPIALLVSLLLTGCSLAPDYQRPAAPIPVNYETKTSPAAVQATDWQQVFTDPALKKLIDTALQNNRDLRVAVLNVEAYQAQYRIQRAAQLPDITATGYQARQRVTGGTINSTDSATVGISAYELDLFGRVQSLKDLALEKYLAQEETQRSTQLSLIANVATAYMTLLADHDLFRLAEQTAKSYEQSYQLIQQRYEAGISSSLDVSQSRSNLESVRSSLAQYRRQVALDQNALRLLLGTDIPAGLSNGLPEQDLTLLASLGADMPSSLLTRRPDILAVEHALKAANANIGAARAAFFPSISLTANAGSMSSSLNKLFDGGTGTWLFQPSINLPIFDFGSREAQLDVAKVQEKIEVATYEKAIQTAFKEVSDGLVAQEGYRDQLQAQQALVDANKTYYQLAQSRYEKGVDSYLTLLDAQRSLFSAEQGLVSTRLALLSNRVSLFKAIGGGWQQK; the protein is encoded by the coding sequence ATGATTAAACGCCCTATCGCGTTATTAGTATCCCTGTTATTGACAGGCTGTTCACTGGCGCCAGATTACCAGCGACCAGCGGCTCCTATCCCAGTCAATTATGAAACTAAAACTTCTCCGGCTGCTGTGCAAGCAACCGACTGGCAGCAGGTGTTTACTGATCCCGCATTGAAAAAACTGATTGATACTGCATTACAAAACAACCGCGACCTGCGCGTTGCCGTTTTGAATGTAGAAGCCTATCAGGCGCAATATCGGATCCAACGGGCCGCACAATTGCCTGATATTACAGCGACAGGTTACCAGGCGCGCCAACGTGTCACCGGCGGCACAATCAATAGCACCGATTCCGCTACCGTAGGCATCAGTGCTTATGAGTTGGATCTGTTTGGTCGGGTGCAAAGCCTGAAAGATCTGGCTTTGGAAAAATATCTGGCACAGGAAGAAACACAACGCAGCACCCAGCTCAGTTTGATTGCCAACGTCGCGACCGCATACATGACGCTGTTGGCGGATCACGATCTGTTCCGTCTGGCGGAACAAACAGCAAAAAGTTATGAACAAAGTTATCAGCTGATTCAACAGCGTTACGAAGCCGGGATCTCATCTTCACTGGATGTCAGCCAGTCGCGCAGTAATTTAGAAAGCGTGCGTTCCAGTCTGGCACAATACCGCCGTCAAGTGGCCCTCGATCAGAATGCGTTGCGTTTATTACTGGGTACCGATATTCCAGCCGGATTATCCAACGGTTTACCAGAGCAGGATCTGACGCTGCTGGCATCGCTGGGGGCCGATATGCCGTCATCACTGCTGACTCGCCGTCCGGATATTCTGGCCGTAGAACATGCACTGAAAGCGGCGAATGCCAACATTGGCGCTGCCCGCGCAGCATTTTTCCCCAGCATCAGCTTAACGGCAAATGCCGGCAGCATGAGTTCATCATTGAACAAACTGTTTGATGGCGGCACTGGCACCTGGTTGTTCCAGCCAAGCATCAACCTGCCAATCTTTGATTTTGGTAGCCGCGAAGCGCAGCTGGATGTCGCCAAAGTGCAGGAAAAAATCGAAGTTGCGACCTATGAAAAAGCCATTCAGACGGCCTTTAAAGAGGTCTCTGATGGTTTAGTGGCGCAAGAGGGTTATCGTGATCAATTACAAGCTCAACAAGCGCTGGTCGATGCTAACAAAACTTACTATCAGCTGGCACAAAGCCGCTATGAAAAAGGGGTCGATAGTTATCTGACCCTGTTGGATGCCCAGCGCTCTCTCTTTAGCGCCGAACAAGGCTTGGTTAGCACTCGTTTAGCGCTACTCAGCAACCGCGTCAGTTTGTTTAAAGCCATCGGTGGTGGCTGGCAACAGAAGTAA
- a CDS encoding efflux RND transporter permease subunit, which produces MSRFFIDRPIFAWVIAIVIMLAGALAIKNLPIAQYPTIAPPSVRISTSYPGASAKTVEDSVTQVLEQNMTGLDNLLYMSSQSDASGNVTVSLNFMAGTNADTAQVQVQNKVQQALSSLPQTVQNQGVRVEKSSSSFLMVAGLISENGSMDQSDLSDYLVTNIKEPLSRIEGVGSVQIFGAEYAMRVWLDPNKLNSYSLTPSDVTTAITSQNTQISVGQLGAAPAVAGQQFNATITGQSRLTSIDEFKNILLKVNTNGSQVRLRDVARVELGAESYNSVSRYNGKPASGIAINLATGANALQTATLVKAKMADLSKYFSPGIKVVYPYDTTTFIKISITEVAHTLVEAVILVFFIMYLFLQNFRATLIPTIAVPVVLLGTFGIMSAAGYSINTLTMFGLVLAIGLLVDDAIVVVENVERVMSEEGLSPLEATRKSMDQITGALVGIALVLSAVFVPMAFFSGSTGAIYRQFSLTIVSAMALSVLVALILTPALCATLLKPVKKGDHGIQTGFFGWFNRMFDRNSRRYRTVVGRVIQRSGRMMVVYALLLVALAWLFMRMPTSFLPEEDQGIALAMVQLPTGATQERTLKVLDKVSDHFYNNEKQAVESVFTIAGFSFAGSGQNAGLAFVKFKDWSERKSTENSANAIIGRAMGAFSQIKEASIFAFNMPSIPELGQSTGFDLYLQDRGGLGHDKLIAARNQLLGMAAKDPALVRVRPNGMEDTPQYNIRVDYEKAMALGLSVGDINSTLSTAWGSNYVNDFIDRGRVKKVYVQADAQFRMQPEHLQLWYVRNAQQQMVPFSSFAEGFWSYGSPRLERYNGSSAVEIVGEAAPGKTSGEAMAEMAKLISQLPDGIGYEWTGMSYQEQVSGSQAPALYAISLLVVFLSLAALYESWSIPFSVMLIVPLGVIGALLAATTRGLSNDIFFQVGLLTTIGLSAKNAILIVEFAKELFDKGMGIKQAVIEASRMRLRPILMTSMAFILGVLPLVISTGAGASGRNAIGTGVTGGMIAATVLAIFYVPCFFVLVMKYFSKHRHALRAPSSAENRHD; this is translated from the coding sequence ATGTCCAGATTTTTTATTGATCGTCCGATTTTCGCGTGGGTTATCGCAATTGTAATTATGCTGGCCGGGGCATTAGCTATTAAAAACCTGCCCATTGCACAGTACCCAACGATTGCGCCACCATCAGTGCGGATCAGCACCAGCTACCCAGGCGCATCAGCTAAAACCGTAGAAGACAGTGTTACTCAGGTGCTGGAACAGAACATGACCGGCTTGGATAACCTGCTGTATATGTCCTCGCAAAGTGACGCCAGCGGCAATGTCACCGTCAGCCTGAATTTTATGGCCGGTACCAATGCCGACACCGCACAGGTACAGGTTCAAAATAAAGTACAGCAAGCGCTCAGTTCGCTGCCACAGACGGTACAAAATCAGGGAGTGCGGGTTGAAAAATCATCCTCTTCCTTCCTGATGGTGGCCGGTTTGATCTCTGAAAATGGTTCAATGGATCAGTCGGATCTCAGTGACTACCTGGTGACCAACATCAAAGAACCATTGAGCCGTATTGAAGGTGTGGGCAGTGTGCAGATCTTCGGTGCTGAATATGCCATGCGGGTTTGGCTTGACCCTAACAAACTCAATAGCTATAGCCTGACGCCGAGTGATGTGACCACAGCAATCACCTCGCAAAACACACAAATCTCGGTTGGTCAGCTGGGTGCTGCGCCTGCAGTAGCCGGTCAGCAGTTTAATGCCACCATTACCGGCCAAAGTCGCTTAACCAGTATTGATGAATTCAAAAATATTCTGCTGAAAGTGAACACTAACGGCTCACAAGTGCGGCTGCGTGACGTTGCCCGTGTCGAGCTGGGTGCCGAGAGTTACAATTCGGTCAGCCGTTATAATGGCAAACCGGCATCGGGTATCGCGATTAATCTGGCAACTGGCGCTAACGCACTGCAGACCGCAACGTTGGTAAAAGCAAAAATGGCCGATTTGTCGAAATACTTTTCACCAGGTATTAAAGTCGTTTATCCGTATGATACGACTACGTTTATTAAAATTTCGATTACCGAAGTTGCACATACCTTAGTAGAAGCCGTGATACTGGTGTTCTTCATCATGTATCTGTTTTTGCAGAATTTTCGTGCTACTTTAATTCCAACCATTGCCGTACCGGTGGTCTTGCTTGGCACGTTTGGCATCATGTCGGCCGCGGGTTACAGCATCAATACGCTGACGATGTTTGGCTTGGTGTTGGCAATTGGTCTGTTGGTCGACGACGCTATCGTGGTGGTAGAAAACGTCGAACGGGTGATGTCGGAAGAAGGGCTGTCGCCGCTGGAAGCCACGCGAAAATCGATGGATCAAATTACCGGTGCCTTAGTCGGTATCGCACTGGTCTTATCGGCCGTGTTTGTACCGATGGCCTTTTTCAGTGGCTCCACCGGTGCAATCTATCGTCAATTCTCGCTGACCATTGTTTCTGCGATGGCACTGTCGGTATTAGTGGCTCTGATCCTGACGCCAGCGTTATGCGCGACCTTACTGAAACCGGTGAAAAAAGGTGATCACGGCATTCAAACGGGTTTCTTCGGCTGGTTCAACCGCATGTTCGATCGTAACAGCCGCCGTTACCGCACCGTGGTTGGGCGCGTGATCCAACGCAGTGGCCGCATGATGGTTGTGTATGCCTTACTGCTTGTTGCTTTGGCTTGGTTATTTATGCGCATGCCGACCTCGTTCCTGCCGGAAGAAGATCAAGGTATCGCGCTGGCCATGGTGCAACTGCCTACCGGTGCAACCCAAGAGCGCACGCTGAAAGTGTTAGATAAAGTATCTGACCATTTCTACAACAATGAAAAACAGGCGGTGGAATCGGTCTTTACCATTGCTGGTTTCAGTTTTGCCGGTAGCGGACAAAATGCCGGCCTGGCATTTGTTAAATTCAAAGACTGGAGCGAGCGTAAGAGCACTGAGAATTCCGCGAATGCGATCATTGGTCGCGCGATGGGAGCATTTTCCCAGATCAAAGAAGCCTCAATTTTCGCGTTTAATATGCCGAGTATTCCCGAATTAGGCCAATCCACCGGTTTCGATCTCTATTTACAAGATCGCGGTGGTTTGGGGCATGACAAATTGATCGCCGCGCGTAATCAGTTACTCGGAATGGCAGCGAAAGATCCAGCATTGGTGCGTGTGCGCCCGAATGGTATGGAAGATACGCCGCAATACAATATCCGGGTCGATTACGAAAAAGCCATGGCGTTAGGCCTGTCCGTCGGTGATATTAACAGCACATTATCGACGGCCTGGGGCTCAAATTACGTCAATGATTTTATTGACCGGGGTCGGGTGAAGAAGGTGTATGTGCAAGCAGACGCCCAGTTCCGTATGCAACCAGAACATCTGCAACTGTGGTATGTACGTAATGCGCAGCAGCAGATGGTGCCATTCTCTTCGTTTGCCGAAGGTTTCTGGAGTTATGGCTCACCACGACTGGAACGTTATAACGGCTCGTCAGCGGTGGAAATTGTCGGCGAAGCGGCTCCGGGGAAAACCAGTGGTGAAGCCATGGCCGAGATGGCAAAACTGATCAGCCAACTACCGGATGGGATCGGTTATGAATGGACGGGAATGTCTTATCAAGAGCAAGTCTCGGGTAGTCAGGCACCTGCGCTGTATGCAATTTCATTGCTGGTCGTGTTCTTGAGCTTGGCCGCATTGTATGAGAGCTGGAGTATTCCGTTCTCGGTCATGTTGATCGTGCCACTGGGGGTCATCGGTGCTTTACTGGCCGCCACCACGCGCGGCCTGTCTAATGACATCTTCTTCCAGGTGGGTTTGTTGACGACTATCGGGTTATCAGCGAAAAACGCCATCCTGATTGTCGAGTTTGCCAAAGAACTGTTTGATAAAGGCATGGGCATCAAACAAGCGGTCATAGAGGCATCTCGTATGCGTTTACGTCCGATCTTGATGACCTCGATGGCCTTTATCTTAGGGGTGTTACCTTTGGTGATCAGTACCGGCGCCGGAGCCAGTGGCCGTAACGCGATCGGTACCGGTGTAACCGGCGGAATGATCGCAGCCACAGTGCTTGCTATTTTTTATGTACCGTGTTTTTTTGTACTCGTAATGAAGTATTTCAGTAAGCATCGCCATGCTTTACGTGCACCGTCTTCTGCGGAGAACCGTCATGATTAA
- a CDS encoding efflux RND transporter periplasmic adaptor subunit translates to MPHRPTLFRTTPIALLTATLLLAGCKPSAEQNQASTNMPAPEVNVITLQPQTLTLHTQLPGRTSAFRVAEVRPQVGGIIIKRFFREGSDVKAGQVLYQIDPATYEASLASAKASWERAQASEAIARLKAERYRDLSKTNGVSRQENDDAEASWKQAVADVASAKAAVDIARINVEYTKLKAPISGRIGKSTVTEGALVTAQQTTALTTIQQLDPLYVDVSQSSSDLLKLKKALSDGQLEKTGPQEAKVQLLMEDGSRYSESGKLQFSDVTVDEGTGSVTVRAIFANHDQQLLPGMFVRAELGEASVKDALLVPQLAVSHDPRGKATVLMVNAQGQVEQKAFETARSVNNSWLIKDGLSAGDQVIVNGSQKVQVGMKVKATPVDIATLTTNTPTAKQ, encoded by the coding sequence ATGCCGCATCGCCCTACTCTGTTCCGTACAACCCCCATTGCATTATTAACTGCAACGCTACTGCTGGCGGGTTGTAAGCCATCTGCCGAACAGAATCAGGCGTCGACCAATATGCCGGCACCGGAAGTTAATGTGATCACATTACAACCTCAGACATTAACCTTGCATACTCAATTACCTGGCCGTACCAGTGCCTTCCGGGTCGCGGAAGTTCGCCCGCAAGTGGGCGGCATCATCATCAAACGGTTTTTCCGCGAAGGCAGTGATGTGAAAGCCGGCCAAGTGCTGTATCAAATTGATCCCGCAACCTATGAAGCCAGTTTGGCAAGTGCTAAAGCCTCTTGGGAACGAGCACAAGCCTCAGAAGCTATCGCCCGTTTAAAAGCTGAACGTTATCGCGATCTGAGCAAAACCAATGGGGTCAGCCGTCAGGAAAATGATGATGCCGAAGCCAGCTGGAAACAGGCTGTAGCTGATGTTGCCTCAGCGAAAGCGGCTGTAGATATCGCGAGGATCAATGTCGAATACACCAAACTCAAAGCACCCATTTCCGGTCGTATCGGTAAATCAACCGTTACGGAAGGCGCTTTAGTGACCGCGCAACAAACGACGGCACTCACTACTATTCAGCAATTAGATCCATTGTATGTTGATGTCAGCCAATCCAGCAGCGACTTGCTGAAATTGAAAAAAGCCTTATCTGACGGTCAATTAGAAAAAACCGGCCCGCAGGAAGCCAAAGTTCAGTTGCTGATGGAAGATGGTTCTCGTTATAGCGAAAGTGGCAAATTGCAGTTTTCTGATGTGACGGTCGATGAAGGTACTGGCAGCGTGACCGTACGCGCCATTTTTGCTAACCACGACCAACAGTTACTGCCAGGCATGTTTGTGCGCGCGGAACTAGGCGAAGCCTCCGTTAAGGATGCATTGCTGGTGCCGCAATTAGCCGTTAGCCATGATCCACGTGGTAAGGCGACCGTTTTAATGGTCAATGCCCAAGGTCAGGTTGAACAAAAAGCCTTTGAAACCGCGCGTAGTGTCAACAATAGCTGGCTAATCAAAGACGGTTTATCCGCTGGTGATCAGGTGATCGTGAATGGCTCACAAAAAGTTCAGGTTGGCATGAAAGTAAAAGCGACCCCTGTCGATATCGCCACACTGACCACCAACACCCCAACTGCTAAGCAGTAA
- a CDS encoding TetR/AcrR family transcriptional regulator, whose protein sequence is MNEITMTPPESDRAAQRRHQVLDAAAICFRNHGFHGASMAQISKTAGMSPGHIYHYFDSKEAIIAAIVDRDLEEMMEWTEIFYSSDDILQSMVDGVTCGVEANTNPECAALMLEIMAESARNPQIAATVQKSNQIARQRLNGLLIKEMAQRCAVSSVDVQVKTDLIAAMFDGLLMKSVHNPTLDKEALTVLMRQVMLFVLTL, encoded by the coding sequence ATGAACGAGATCACAATGACGCCCCCGGAATCAGATCGTGCGGCACAACGGCGCCATCAGGTGCTGGATGCAGCCGCCATTTGTTTTCGTAATCATGGTTTTCATGGTGCCAGTATGGCGCAGATTTCTAAAACGGCAGGAATGAGTCCAGGCCACATCTACCACTATTTCGACAGTAAAGAAGCAATCATTGCCGCGATTGTTGATCGTGATCTGGAAGAGATGATGGAATGGACCGAAATCTTTTATTCGTCCGACGATATTCTGCAGTCGATGGTTGATGGTGTGACTTGTGGTGTGGAAGCGAACACAAACCCAGAATGTGCTGCATTGATGCTGGAAATTATGGCTGAGTCTGCCCGCAACCCACAGATCGCCGCAACAGTTCAAAAATCCAATCAGATCGCACGACAACGTTTGAATGGTTTGTTAATCAAAGAAATGGCACAGCGTTGTGCCGTATCCAGTGTGGATGTTCAGGTCAAAACAGATCTCATTGCAGCGATGTTTGATGGCCTGCTGATGAAAAGTGTTCATAACCCCACACTGGATAAAGAAGCACTGACGGTGTTGATGCGTCAGGTTATGCTGTTTGTACTGACGCTCTGA